DNA sequence from the Penicillium psychrofluorescens genome assembly, chromosome: 3 genome:
CGGCGCTGCCCCTCGGCCTCCTGGACCTGCTCCTTCCGCGCCTCGTTCTTCAGGCGGTTCTGGCGCTGCTTTTTGGTCTCCACCTGCTTAAAGGTCTgcgccttctgcttcttgggctCGCTCTGAACGTTGCCCGTGACACGAAGCACCGACGATCCGGGGGCAGGGGCCTCCAGCATATCGGACACGTATCCAGCCGCAGGCGCGGCGTTCACCACGGGCGAGACCGCAGGGGACAGATCGTCGTCTGCATCGGCGccggtggtggacgaggcatTGCTCTCCAGCGgaacggcggcggcggccttcttggacttcttcttcttttcgcctTTGGCGGCCGTCTGGGAGGTGCCATTCTTGAGGCCGGCCAGGCGCCgcgccatctccttctggTCAATATCCTCGTCCggcttctcatcctcggtggTTGGAGGTGACACCACGGTCTTCACCATGGGCTTCTTGGCCGGTTCCGGGGCGGCCTTGGGCTTGCTGcgcttttgtttcttgggCACCACGGTGGCCTCAGTTTTCTCCACAGCGGCCTTCACGGCGGCCTTGGCTTTGGGTTGGCCGCCATTGGTGTAATACCAGCCCAGGCCGCCGGCCACGACCAGCAGGATTGCCCAACTAAGGTAGGGGTTCATGGTCATAGAGCTATGCACTCATCAGTCAGTACCGTTATCGCTCGTGGGTGGCTGGTGAATCGTAGCACATACTCTTAGGAAGTAAGCTAGATCGGTAGTGAACAAGGAAATCGTCAGGAGGGTTTCCGCCGATTGGAGAAGCGattggtggtgatggaggaaaCGGATTCGTATTCGTACAAAGGAAACGGGGAGGATGCTAGGCGAGGGAGAGCGCACTCAGGCCAGCATAGAGCTCGAGAGCGTCGAGGGCGGAGCAATTGATCGGGGGGATCTGTGTTTGTTCGGTTGGCTCGCAGCAGAAACCCGAGTCGATGATGGAGGTGGTGCGGCAATTATTCTTGTCCGAAGGTGTCGGGGAAGCGCGCTcagagagggagggaggaaggaaacgaagaagaaaaagggtCACTCGAGCATGGACACGGTAGGCCCTGGCGCAGGAGAGAAACcgaaaggaaaggagaggaaCAAAGAGCacaaagagagaaacagaTGAAGACGGGGAAAGGAGATGAGAAAAGGACACGAGGATCCAAAGGGGTGTTAGTTACAGTATCGTACGTGTATGGCCTGGAACCCTGCACCACGATTCACGCTCACCACTCACCACCCATGGACCAACGACTGGCCTCAGCACTAGTTCCTCGCTACCTGCCACTACTGCGGTCTCATTTGCCTCGTCGCTAATTGTGCCCACTGGCCAGCGTGGGTCAGATCTCGGGGAATGCTTAGCTACGGTCATACCTTGGTAATACAGAGACCTAAGTGATCCCTAGAGATCAGGATCGCCCGACTAGCACTATATATAGCTAGTGAGGTCCAACGAGGTCGTTAATGACAGCTGCCTAGCAGGAATAGTAATATGTGAGCCGCCGGCCACGAACAGGCCACGTCTCGCTAGTTCCGTTGTAGCTCTCCGCTTTCTTAGCGCTAGACTCCGTGTATTTCCCCGTTTCAATCATTATTCTAGGACGTGCGCGTCGATCCGGCAGGGGCATTGACTTTCCCCCCATCCCTTACAGTGACCAATGCCACGAGGGGCCGGAAGGCCGTGCCGAAAGGCCGTGCCGAATCCGATGCACGGCTTACAGGACCTACCAGGTGTGGTGGGTGCTCGTGAAGTGTGTGCCAAGTCAGGAACAGCGTAACAT
Encoded proteins:
- a CDS encoding uncharacterized protein (ID:PFLUO_005416-T1.cds;~source:funannotate), with protein sequence MNPYLSWAILLVVAGGLGWYYTNGGQPKAKAAVKAAVEKTEATVVPKKQKRSKPKAAPEPAKKPMVKTVVSPPTTEDEKPDEDIDQKEMARRLAGLKNGTSQTAAKGEKKKKSKKAAAAVPLESNASSTTGADADDDLSPAVSPVVNAAPAAGYVSDMLEAPAPGSSVLRVTGNVQSEPKKQKAQTFKQVETKKQRQNRLKNEARKEQVQEAEGQRRKLLEKQMHSARESERQTAARSTPPPSNAWQTKEVNGASRVAPTSAPVELLDTFDPAPAAPAPKKWAQDLPSEEEQMRMLGAHEVEDEWTTVSKKQPKKKGSKAEESVSDTSESQPTPAAPMPVEPRVTVTPTYLPDILQSSEKGHPLDSDWAA